The proteins below are encoded in one region of Antennarius striatus isolate MH-2024 chromosome 7, ASM4005453v1, whole genome shotgun sequence:
- the fsd1 gene encoding fibronectin type III and SPRY domain-containing protein 1 isoform X2 → MKNTNQLSACSKALESSEELLELANHTLCSSETDGFTQAAKDIKDSVTMAPAFRLSLKAKASDNMSHLMVDFSQEREMLQGLKFLPVPATPEIQVSECQVCDNTVSVLWTLPEPDSKIDHYILEYRRTNHEGPPRIREDYPWMVVEGIRETEHMLSGLRFDTRYITFRVKACNKAVAGEFSEPVTLETPAFSFKLDSSSSHQNLKVEDLTVEWDSSGGKIQDIRKEKNRTNSPMHSPARSALMSPKRAPTARPGRDRFTAESYTVLADTMIDAGQQYWEVRFDKESKAFAVGVALRNLGRFDQLGKSSASWCIHLNNWLQQSLTAKHNNKARTLECPIPNSIGVYVNYDEGVLSFYNSKTKQLMHTFKTKFQQPVIPAFMVWNGSFSVVTGLQVPSVVQSGQRKNSGTSSSSASLS, encoded by the exons ATGAAGAACACT AATCAGCTGAGTGCCTGTTCCAAAGCCCTGGAGAGTtcagaggagctgctggagctggcCAATCATACGCTGTGTTCCTCCGAAACCGACGGGTTCACTCAG GCGGCCAAAGACATTAAGGATAG TGTGACAATGGCTCCGGCCTTTCGCCTCTCCCTGAAGGCTAAAGCCAGTGACAACATGAGTCACTTGATGGTGGACTTCAGCCAGGAGAGGGAGATGTTGCAGGGCCTCAAATTCCTCCCAG TTCCTGCCACTCCAGAGATCCAGGTCTCAGAGTGTCAGGTGTGTGACAACACCGTGAGTGTGTTATGGACCCTACCAGAGCCTGACAGCAAGATAGACCACTACATATTAGAGTATCGACGTACAAACCATGAGGGCCCACCTCGCATCAGAGAGGACTACCCCTGGATGGTGGTGGAGGGAATACGAGAGACGGAGCACATGCTCTCAG GGCTGCGCTTTGACACACGGTACATTACATTCAGAGTGAAAGCATGCAACAAGGCTGTGGCTGGAGAGTTCTCTGAGCCAGTGACACTAGAGACCCCCG CCTTCAGTTTCAAACTAGATTCAAGTTCGTCTCACCAGAACCTGAAGGTGGAGGACTTGActgtggagtgggacagcagcGGAGGAAAAATACAGGACATACGCAAAGAAAAGAATCGAACTAACTCCCCGATGCACTCTCCAGCCAG GTCAGCTCTTATGTCACCAAAGAGAGCACCGACAGCACGTCCTGGTCGGGACAGGTTTACAGCAGAGTCCTACACAGTTCTGG CTGACACCATGATCGACGCGGGCCAACAGTACTGGGAAGTTCGCTTTGACAAAGAGAGCAAAGCTTTCGCTGTGGGAGTCGCCCTGCGGAACCTAGGACGTTTTGACCAGTTGGGTAAAAGCAGCGCTTCCTGGTGCATCCACCTCAACAACTGGCTGCAGCAGAGCCTCACAGCCAAGCACAACAACAAGGCCCGCACACTGGAATGCCCCATCCCAAACAGTATAGGAGTCTACGTCAACTATGACGAAG GTGTTCTGTCTTTCtacaacagcaaaacaaaacagctgatgCACACTTTCAAAACCAAGTTCCAGCAGCCAGTTATACCGGCTTTCATG GTGTGGAACGGCAGTTTTTCAGTAGTGACGGGCCTGCAGGTTCCCAGCGTGGTGCAAAGCGGCCAGAGGAAAAACAGCGgcaccagcagctccagcgCCAGCCTCTCGTAG
- the fsd1 gene encoding fibronectin type III and SPRY domain-containing protein 1 isoform X1, which produces MGDQKDSLRKITHTLAVKNEEISNFVCTLKQSLDNLEANSNRVQEDLNSEFTSLHSVLDEMKQNMLTRIKQERASRTYELQNQLSACSKALESSEELLELANHTLCSSETDGFTQAAKDIKDSVTMAPAFRLSLKAKASDNMSHLMVDFSQEREMLQGLKFLPVPATPEIQVSECQVCDNTVSVLWTLPEPDSKIDHYILEYRRTNHEGPPRIREDYPWMVVEGIRETEHMLSGLRFDTRYITFRVKACNKAVAGEFSEPVTLETPAFSFKLDSSSSHQNLKVEDLTVEWDSSGGKIQDIRKEKNRTNSPMHSPARSALMSPKRAPTARPGRDRFTAESYTVLADTMIDAGQQYWEVRFDKESKAFAVGVALRNLGRFDQLGKSSASWCIHLNNWLQQSLTAKHNNKARTLECPIPNSIGVYVNYDEGVLSFYNSKTKQLMHTFKTKFQQPVIPAFMVWNGSFSVVTGLQVPSVVQSGQRKNSGTSSSSASLS; this is translated from the exons ATGGGGGACCAGAAG GACTCTCTACGGAAGATCACCCACACACTGGCTGTGAAGAATGAGGAGATTTCAAATTTCGTCTGCACCCTCAAGCAGAGCCTTGACAACTTGGAG GCAAACTCCAACAGAGTCCAGGAGGACCTGAATTCTGAGTTCACCTCCCTCCACTCTGTTCTGGATGAGATGAAGCAAAACATGTTGACTCGCATCAAGCAGGAGAGAGCCAGCCGCACATACGAGTTGCAG AATCAGCTGAGTGCCTGTTCCAAAGCCCTGGAGAGTtcagaggagctgctggagctggcCAATCATACGCTGTGTTCCTCCGAAACCGACGGGTTCACTCAG GCGGCCAAAGACATTAAGGATAG TGTGACAATGGCTCCGGCCTTTCGCCTCTCCCTGAAGGCTAAAGCCAGTGACAACATGAGTCACTTGATGGTGGACTTCAGCCAGGAGAGGGAGATGTTGCAGGGCCTCAAATTCCTCCCAG TTCCTGCCACTCCAGAGATCCAGGTCTCAGAGTGTCAGGTGTGTGACAACACCGTGAGTGTGTTATGGACCCTACCAGAGCCTGACAGCAAGATAGACCACTACATATTAGAGTATCGACGTACAAACCATGAGGGCCCACCTCGCATCAGAGAGGACTACCCCTGGATGGTGGTGGAGGGAATACGAGAGACGGAGCACATGCTCTCAG GGCTGCGCTTTGACACACGGTACATTACATTCAGAGTGAAAGCATGCAACAAGGCTGTGGCTGGAGAGTTCTCTGAGCCAGTGACACTAGAGACCCCCG CCTTCAGTTTCAAACTAGATTCAAGTTCGTCTCACCAGAACCTGAAGGTGGAGGACTTGActgtggagtgggacagcagcGGAGGAAAAATACAGGACATACGCAAAGAAAAGAATCGAACTAACTCCCCGATGCACTCTCCAGCCAG GTCAGCTCTTATGTCACCAAAGAGAGCACCGACAGCACGTCCTGGTCGGGACAGGTTTACAGCAGAGTCCTACACAGTTCTGG CTGACACCATGATCGACGCGGGCCAACAGTACTGGGAAGTTCGCTTTGACAAAGAGAGCAAAGCTTTCGCTGTGGGAGTCGCCCTGCGGAACCTAGGACGTTTTGACCAGTTGGGTAAAAGCAGCGCTTCCTGGTGCATCCACCTCAACAACTGGCTGCAGCAGAGCCTCACAGCCAAGCACAACAACAAGGCCCGCACACTGGAATGCCCCATCCCAAACAGTATAGGAGTCTACGTCAACTATGACGAAG GTGTTCTGTCTTTCtacaacagcaaaacaaaacagctgatgCACACTTTCAAAACCAAGTTCCAGCAGCCAGTTATACCGGCTTTCATG GTGTGGAACGGCAGTTTTTCAGTAGTGACGGGCCTGCAGGTTCCCAGCGTGGTGCAAAGCGGCCAGAGGAAAAACAGCGgcaccagcagctccagcgCCAGCCTCTCGTAG